In Bacteroidia bacterium, a genomic segment contains:
- a CDS encoding HU family DNA-binding protein produces the protein MTKAELVNEISIKTGIEKMVVQNVVESMMKVVKNSLVQQDNVYLRGFGSFIVKKRAQKTGRIITKNTAIIIPEHFIPAFKPAKTFTDKVKNAYKKKESQPQL, from the coding sequence ATGACAAAAGCAGAGTTGGTTAACGAAATTTCTATTAAAACCGGTATTGAGAAAATGGTGGTTCAGAATGTAGTTGAGTCCATGATGAAAGTAGTGAAAAACTCCTTAGTACAGCAAGACAATGTGTATTTGAGGGGTTTTGGTAGTTTTATTGTTAAAAAAAGAGCGCAGAAAACAGGTCGTATCATTACCAAAAATACTGCAATTATTATCCCTGAGCATTTTATTCCTGCATTTAAGCCTGCAAAAACTTTTACTGATAAAGTAAAAAACGCTTATAAGAAAAAAGAGTCGCAGCCACAGCTGTAA